A genomic window from Verrucomicrobiota bacterium includes:
- the trmB gene encoding tRNA (guanosine(46)-N7)-methyltransferase TrmB, which yields MQIFTDERAPDAAFEIFPSNVLTPIPLGEIFMRPQPVEVDLGSGPGQFLIGASQRYPDRNFLGVERLLGRVRKTRRRAWKLGLQNLKVLRFEIDYTVRYLLPPGSIRRFHLSFPDPWPKRRHHRRRVVDHAFFEAVHLALQPGGELWIKTDHADYFASIRTLVPQTLFELAEWAGDDYPSTDFEDLFALKQLPIYRLRLLKAN from the coding sequence GTGCAAATCTTCACCGACGAACGGGCGCCCGACGCAGCCTTCGAGATCTTCCCGAGTAACGTTCTGACGCCGATCCCGCTCGGTGAAATCTTTATGCGGCCGCAGCCGGTCGAGGTCGACCTTGGCTCCGGTCCCGGGCAGTTTTTGATCGGGGCCTCGCAACGGTACCCGGACCGTAATTTTCTCGGGGTGGAAAGGTTGCTCGGCCGGGTACGCAAAACGCGGCGGCGCGCGTGGAAATTAGGGCTGCAAAACCTGAAGGTTCTCCGTTTCGAAATCGATTACACGGTGCGGTACCTGTTGCCGCCCGGTTCGATCCGGCGTTTCCACCTTTCCTTTCCTGACCCCTGGCCTAAACGCCGGCACCATCGGCGCCGGGTGGTCGACCACGCGTTTTTCGAAGCGGTACACCTGGCGCTCCAGCCAGGCGGCGAACTTTGGATCAAGACGGATCACGCCGACTATTTTGCCAGCATCAGGACGCTCGTTCCCCAAACGCTCTTTGAGCTTGCCGAGTGGGCCGGCGACGATTACCCGAGCACCGACTTTGAAGATCTGTTCGCCCTCAAGCAGCTGCCGATCTACCGGTTACGGCTGCTCAAGGCAAACTGA
- a CDS encoding ankyrin repeat domain-containing protein — MTNRWTAVLCLVGCVLIAGCSRSKNEVIQDLQRLNLKFTTEDYVRSAGLGDMKALGLFLEAGIDPNALNSDGITALIAAAAHGRMAAVKFLLDHNADPNAAGKSGQTPLMAAAENNHADILQWLLDRRANPAAKDHNGWTALLKAVYRNNVTCVQLLAERDRQGLGRGLLVASLLGFKDAVKTLLDNGAEADARSEDRRTPLMLAASKGNKEIVKMLLDAGADPALTDRTGETAESLANAQGFAEVTTMLRDAPPLAADQKPKTSPAQGNNNNTQAVASNEIADIADQELLSEAGPGRSPGRLANGSPAGNTPGGRPSLRNVVTVTEIHENFLPVTLTDVQGRKAHLRSRDGGQFTVSVGDQLPGLNYEVIGVETRNVSDKDGNPVDASRVKLRQATTGETLSLIKGIPAREKGSFVTLRFPPQGETIQVGLDQEFKIPDDPAHTYKVIDIRPEQVIVRRVEDGQVWTLERSVER; from the coding sequence ATGACCAATCGTTGGACCGCCGTCCTGTGCCTGGTCGGCTGCGTGCTGATTGCAGGCTGCTCCCGCTCGAAGAATGAGGTGATCCAAGACCTGCAACGGTTGAACCTCAAGTTTACCACTGAGGATTACGTGCGATCCGCGGGATTGGGTGACATGAAGGCGTTGGGTTTATTCCTTGAGGCCGGCATCGACCCGAATGCGCTGAATTCCGACGGCATTACGGCGCTGATTGCGGCCGCGGCGCACGGCCGGATGGCGGCCGTCAAATTCCTCCTGGATCATAATGCTGATCCGAATGCCGCCGGGAAATCAGGGCAGACGCCGCTGATGGCTGCCGCCGAGAATAATCATGCAGACATTCTGCAATGGCTGCTGGACCGTAGGGCCAACCCGGCCGCCAAGGACCATAATGGGTGGACCGCCTTGCTCAAGGCGGTCTACCGGAACAACGTAACGTGCGTGCAACTCCTGGCTGAACGCGACCGCCAGGGACTCGGCCGGGGGCTTTTGGTAGCTTCCCTGCTCGGCTTCAAGGACGCGGTGAAAACTTTGCTCGATAACGGCGCGGAAGCTGACGCCCGCTCGGAAGACCGTCGCACCCCACTGATGCTGGCGGCAAGCAAAGGCAACAAGGAAATCGTCAAAATGCTGCTTGATGCCGGTGCTGACCCGGCGTTGACGGATCGGACGGGCGAAACGGCGGAGTCTCTCGCCAATGCGCAGGGGTTTGCCGAGGTCACCACGATGTTGCGGGACGCGCCACCGCTGGCGGCGGATCAAAAGCCGAAAACGTCGCCCGCCCAGGGCAATAATAACAATACCCAGGCAGTCGCATCGAATGAAATCGCCGACATTGCGGACCAGGAACTGCTTTCTGAAGCCGGGCCCGGTCGCAGCCCTGGCAGGCTTGCCAACGGCAGTCCGGCCGGGAACACGCCCGGCGGGCGCCCTTCGTTGCGCAACGTGGTCACGGTGACGGAAATTCATGAAAACTTTCTTCCGGTGACCTTGACGGATGTGCAGGGAAGGAAAGCGCACCTCCGAAGCCGCGACGGCGGGCAATTCACGGTGAGCGTCGGTGATCAGCTTCCGGGCCTCAATTACGAGGTCATCGGCGTTGAAACCCGCAACGTCAGCGATAAGGACGGGAACCCGGTGGACGCCTCGCGCGTGAAGCTGCGCCAGGCGACGACGGGCGAGACGCTTTCATTGATCAAGGGCATCCCGGCGCGTGAGAAGGGGTCGTTTGTGACCCTCAGGTTTCCGCCGCAAGGAGAAACCATCCAGGTCGGTTTGGATCAGGAATTCAAGATCCCGGACGACCCGGCGCACACATACAAGGTCATCGACATCCGGCCGGAGCAGGTGATTGTGCGCCGAGTGGAGGACGGGCAAGTCTGGACGCTGGAGCGTTCAGTTGAGCGTTGA
- a CDS encoding ComEC/Rec2 family competence protein, giving the protein MPEPPPSPRARVRLPCLGLFLALAAGVCAAEGRPDFWPLWAGAFLTAGILNACRRRTGSLLAAAFCFSAFWAGVRTEDDEGYRFARYLDARRDVHLIRCRIQTEPSLTEWRGHPEQRFTGRVILLDGMATGFGALFNLRGNDLHQGDSLELSGRFSRPERPLNPGEMDWCEYYARRHLFLRFSAEGQPMRLATGPAWSLQRFARQFRQSLEARLITGIEDDAETCQLMRGIMFGNRMGMAPELVDLLERTGTLHLFVVDGLKVTFIAGLCWTLTRVMRAGRRLASLAVCLLLSGYGLLTGFTVSGVRAGGMCFLLIIGAGLERPGAVLNGLGAIGSLLILADPPCVFATGFQLSFVVVAAVLVAVRPLSRWLERPFALDPFVPPSLVSAWRRSLQHAIRHVCDLVAVSAVCWLASLPILVWQFHRFSLSGLALNVVAVPIGSLMLATGAASICLGFGWITLGGYLNNCNWLLAKIFLGILRSSMLLPYDAVNVAVVPRPEFECTLLATGREPVFHLHAGGRDWLLNAGSPTRWRSIVVPYLRFSGVNSLAGVFLAESPGGELSQATSLRNEFHNHNVLCLSAEPPLRDGGSPAGAEPVDASGPASFPPGLQLGLEVASGKVVYSGQKAHISWIVLKLAAFRVGWAASMSRVALRNPPAALDVLVLPRAGGIPGAQTVTATNARLVISLEGRGMAGNSPGVPVWFLSRTGAISLRPAGSQLLIRAYTGDQFALSSRNR; this is encoded by the coding sequence GTGCCAGAGCCGCCGCCGTCACCCCGGGCGAGAGTCCGCCTGCCGTGCCTGGGCCTGTTTCTCGCCCTCGCCGCCGGCGTCTGCGCCGCCGAGGGCCGGCCTGACTTTTGGCCGCTCTGGGCCGGGGCGTTTCTCACCGCCGGCATTCTGAACGCGTGCCGCCGGCGTACCGGGTCCCTGTTAGCCGCCGCGTTCTGCTTTAGTGCTTTCTGGGCTGGAGTGCGCACGGAAGACGACGAGGGTTACCGGTTCGCGCGTTATCTGGATGCCCGCAGGGATGTGCACCTGATCCGGTGCCGAATCCAGACTGAACCTTCATTAACCGAGTGGCGCGGACACCCCGAACAGCGTTTCACCGGCCGCGTGATCCTCCTGGATGGAATGGCCACCGGCTTCGGCGCCCTGTTCAACCTTCGGGGAAATGACCTTCATCAAGGCGATTCCCTCGAGTTGTCCGGCCGGTTCTCACGTCCGGAGCGGCCGCTCAACCCCGGTGAGATGGATTGGTGCGAGTATTATGCCCGCCGGCACCTCTTTCTCCGGTTTTCTGCGGAGGGCCAGCCAATGCGCCTCGCCACCGGGCCCGCCTGGTCGCTCCAACGGTTCGCCCGCCAATTCCGCCAAAGCCTTGAAGCCCGCCTGATTACCGGGATCGAAGACGACGCCGAAACCTGCCAACTCATGCGCGGAATCATGTTCGGCAACCGTATGGGTATGGCACCGGAACTCGTCGACCTCTTGGAAAGGACCGGAACCCTGCACCTTTTTGTGGTGGACGGCTTGAAGGTGACGTTTATCGCCGGCCTCTGCTGGACCCTTACTCGCGTCATGCGCGCCGGACGCCGCCTCGCCTCGCTGGCCGTTTGTTTGCTCCTGTCCGGTTACGGCCTGCTCACGGGGTTCACCGTATCCGGCGTAAGGGCGGGCGGCATGTGTTTCCTGCTGATTATCGGGGCCGGCCTGGAACGCCCGGGAGCGGTCCTCAACGGCCTGGGGGCGATCGGCTCTTTGCTGATCCTGGCGGATCCGCCGTGCGTGTTTGCGACCGGGTTCCAGCTCTCGTTTGTGGTCGTTGCGGCCGTTCTGGTCGCGGTGCGCCCGCTCAGCCGCTGGCTGGAGCGCCCGTTTGCGCTCGATCCGTTCGTGCCGCCATCATTGGTAAGCGCCTGGCGGCGTTCGCTGCAGCACGCCATTCGGCACGTGTGCGATCTTGTTGCCGTCTCTGCCGTCTGCTGGCTCGCGTCCCTCCCCATTCTTGTCTGGCAGTTTCACCGGTTTTCTCTCAGCGGGCTCGCCCTGAACGTGGTGGCTGTCCCGATCGGTTCGCTCATGCTGGCCACCGGCGCGGCCTCAATCTGCCTCGGCTTCGGTTGGATCACGCTCGGCGGCTACCTGAACAATTGTAATTGGCTGCTCGCAAAGATCTTTTTGGGCATCCTGCGGTCCTCGATGTTGCTGCCGTACGATGCCGTCAATGTCGCCGTGGTGCCTCGACCCGAGTTCGAATGCACCCTGCTTGCCACCGGGCGGGAACCGGTTTTTCACCTGCATGCCGGAGGCCGGGACTGGCTGTTGAATGCGGGCAGCCCCACCCGCTGGCGATCGATCGTCGTGCCGTACCTCAGGTTCTCCGGGGTGAATTCCCTGGCCGGCGTTTTCCTGGCGGAGTCGCCCGGCGGGGAGTTAAGCCAGGCCACGAGTCTCCGTAATGAATTTCATAACCACAACGTCCTCTGCCTTTCCGCTGAACCGCCGCTCCGGGATGGAGGTTCCCCGGCAGGTGCCGAGCCGGTGGATGCGTCCGGTCCCGCCTCTTTTCCGCCGGGTTTGCAACTTGGCCTGGAGGTGGCTTCCGGCAAGGTTGTTTATTCCGGCCAAAAGGCGCACATAAGCTGGATCGTTCTGAAGCTGGCCGCTTTTCGCGTGGGCTGGGCGGCCTCGATGTCGCGAGTTGCTTTGCGCAACCCGCCAGCCGCCCTGGACGTGTTGGTATTACCGCGCGCCGGCGGGATACCCGGCGCTCAGACCGTTACCGCTACAAATGCGCGCCTGGTGATTTCATTGGAAGGGCGGGGGATGGCGGGCAACTCACCCGGTGTACCCGTTTGGTTTCTGTCCAGAACCGGGGCGATCTCGTTGCGGCCGGCTGGTTCGCAGTTGCTCATCCGGGCGTACACCGGTGATCAGTTTGCCTTGAGCAGCCGTAACCGGTAG
- a CDS encoding MBL fold metallo-hydrolase has protein sequence MSIPLEDRFEDIVGKAQRGLGIDDTTLAAQAGLTPEDLKALKSNRGPRDRVNTVAATLRLAPGALLDSYDQGWRPAEVKLDGLAQFNSELLDMTVNAYVVFDPESREAAVFDTGADATQLLDFVRSEGLQARRVFLTHTHHDHVAALDEIVKETGAPVSAPAGEPLPQTEPVREGAQFDVGRLKVRALLTNGHSPGGITYVVEGLEAPVAVVGDSLFAGSMGGAPNHYEQALRNNLEKILTLPDDTVLAPGHGPMSTVCEEKEHNPFFARN, from the coding sequence ATGAGCATACCGCTGGAAGATCGTTTTGAAGACATCGTCGGGAAAGCGCAACGCGGCTTAGGCATCGACGATACAACCTTGGCGGCCCAGGCCGGGCTTACCCCGGAAGACCTGAAGGCCCTGAAGTCCAATCGAGGTCCTCGGGATCGCGTCAACACCGTGGCCGCAACGTTGCGGCTGGCGCCGGGCGCATTGCTCGATTCTTACGATCAGGGATGGCGGCCGGCCGAGGTCAAGCTGGACGGGTTAGCCCAATTCAATTCCGAACTGCTCGATATGACGGTGAATGCCTACGTGGTGTTCGACCCCGAAAGCCGGGAAGCCGCCGTTTTCGACACGGGAGCCGATGCCACGCAGCTTCTGGATTTCGTCAGATCGGAAGGTCTTCAGGCCAGGCGGGTCTTCCTCACCCACACGCACCATGACCATGTGGCTGCGCTCGATGAAATCGTCAAAGAAACGGGCGCACCGGTCAGCGCACCGGCAGGCGAGCCGCTCCCCCAGACCGAACCGGTTCGGGAGGGGGCTCAATTCGACGTTGGCCGGCTGAAAGTACGCGCCTTGCTCACCAACGGGCATTCACCGGGCGGCATCACTTATGTGGTTGAGGGATTGGAAGCGCCGGTGGCGGTGGTGGGCGACTCTTTGTTTGCCGGCTCGATGGGCGGTGCGCCGAATCACTACGAGCAGGCACTCCGCAATAACCTGGAAAAAATCCTGACCTTGCCCGACGACACCGTACTTGCGCCCGGGCATGGGCCGATGTCGACCGTCTGCGAAGAAAAGGAGCATAACCCTTTCTTTGCGCGCAACTGA